The proteins below are encoded in one region of Paramisgurnus dabryanus chromosome 2, PD_genome_1.1, whole genome shotgun sequence:
- the LOC141281873 gene encoding butyrophilin subfamily 1 member A1-like, protein MKQSCPPSEGLWKVLFILTLVILSLLGLGFIFYKYREKLPGKKTDKKKTDEETNTQMTPLVVCNDEVIKKLRKHADVITLDPKTAHPDLKITADLRAVRDSGHYPPKESGVFPYELCVCGDQTFNSGQHYWEVELKVKNVSTKDYWLIGLMKQGNSCSADKSALTPSNGFWFLCSDGPNGVHTSTDTSVTLSFSPKPQRLGVMLDYDKGQLSFYDITEYKHLLTMNTKFSGSVVPLFNPGVGDVSSLKILDLTEPAEASDPTVPLLDSQNTA, encoded by the exons ATGAAACAAT CATGTCCTCCCTCAGAAGGTCTATGGAAGGTGCTGTTCATCCTCACTTTAGTTATTTTATCTCTCTTGGGTCTTGGGTTCATCTTTTATAAATACAGAGAGAAACTACCAG GAAAGAAAACagataaaaagaaaacagatgAAGAAA CAAACACACAGATGACTCCACTCGTGG TTTGTAATGATGAAGTAATAAAGAAACTGAGAAAACACGCAG ATGTGATCACTCTTGACCCTAAGACTGCACATCCAGATCTGAAGATTACAGCAGATTTAAGAGCAGTGAGAGACTCTGGACATTATCCGCCTAAAGAGTCTGGAGTATTCCCATATGAACTGTGTGTATGTGGAGATCAAACATTCAACTCTGGACAACATTACTGGGAGGTTGAGTTAAAAGTAAAAAACGTCTCTACTAAAGATTATTGGCTGATTGGTTTGATGAAACAGGGGAATTCTTGTTCAGCAGATAAATCTGCTTTAACTCCATCAAATGGGTTCTGGTTCTTGTGTTCAGATGGGCCGAATGGCGTTCATACCAGCACTGATACATCCGTAACACTTTCATTTTCTCCAAAACCTCAGCGTCTGGGTGTAATGTTAGATTATGATAAAGGTCAGCTGTCATTTTATGACATCACTGAGTATAAACATCTACTTACTATGAACACCAAGTTCTCTGGATCAGTTGTTCCTCTCTTTAATCCAGGTGTAGGTGATGTAAGTTCATTAAAAATTCTGGATCTCACAGAACCTGCAGAAGCATCTGATCCTACTGTTCCTTTACTGGATTCACAAAACACTGcataa